A window of Ranitomeya variabilis isolate aRanVar5 chromosome 2, aRanVar5.hap1, whole genome shotgun sequence contains these coding sequences:
- the LOC143808202 gene encoding uncharacterized protein LOC143808202 — protein MDQVVSRRLWAEVAKSLWDGFDSASAKDKGTFMTKLRTRWRSMKDRFNKGLRAEEEQSRSGAAAAKSVPYKYNRQLQFLRPILGRRQTHSSTLQRAPPCEAELHGSPSEPSQPSHSDSRPAPPSSGEPAAGTSGFPLPEASGAPSFGNSRQRQRASDRSVMPEFLHLGTVFQNGFKALRDEMSSMGRRLEILEAELTNPAKHFLSTIAKGMVENLTPELQISVMQDCHNSYVRALQQSRVAQSATLPVVPSLASVTPTTAAESLQPPHPGPSAGRRHHSHHTSVRPTPAPARPSSSRRSASGGDAAEGREKKKRKHKRRHTDTHPEAQVLAAPGHTPSRRGSSHSRSSQGQPSQKRRRLVLPPPSSTDEAVSPVYPAGGLDLPSSLLQYGGSSSSTTPTLRSRTRSYRSPLVADVDPPSDVDTP, from the exons atggaccaggtggtttctaggcgtttgtgggcagaggtggcaaagtcgctgtgggatggctttgacagtgcctccgccaaggacaaaggcaccttta tgacaaagttgaggaccagatggcgatccatgaaggaccgtttcaataaggggctgcgtgctgaggaggagcaatcgaggagtggtgctgctgcggccaagtcggttCCATATAAATACAACCGACAATTACAGTTCCTAAGAccaatccttggccgccgaca gacacacagcagcaccctccagcgagctcccccctgtgaagcggaacttcatggatcgccatctgagccgtcacagccatcccacagcgacagcaggcctgcaccaccatcatctggagaaccggctgccggtacgtcaggttttcccctgcccgaggcctctggcgcaccttcgttcgggaattcccgacagcgccagcgggcctcggacaggtcagtcatgcctgaatttttgcacttgggcacggtgttccagaacggtttcaaggcgttgagagatgaaatgtccagtatgggacggcgccttgaaatcctggaagccgagctcacaaatccggcaaaacattttttaagcacaattgctaagggcatggtggaaaaccttacgccggaactccagatttcggtgatgcaggactgccacaattcttacgtgagggctctgcagcagtctcgggtcgcgcagtcagcgacactgcccgtagtgccgtcgctggctagcgtgactccgactactgctgcagagtcactccagccaccccaccctggtccaagtgccgggcgacgccaccacagccaccataccagtgtgcggcccactcctgctcctgccaggccctcatcctcccgtaggagtgcttctgggggagatgccgccgaaggcagggaaaaaaaaaaaagaaaacataagaggaggcacacagacacacacccagaggcacaggttctggctgctccaggacacacaccatctcgtcgtggctctagccacagcaggagcagccagggccaaccaagccaaaaaagaaggcggcttgtgttgcctcctccctcctccactgacgaggcggtctccccagtgtaccctgcggggggtttggacctgccCTCAAGCCTCCTTCAGtatggcggctcctcctcctctaccactcCCACTCTCAGGTCCAGAACTCGAAGCTACCGGTCACCGCTGGTAGCGGATGTTGATCCCCCCTCGGATGTTGATACCCCCTAA